A single window of Streptomyces griseoviridis DNA harbors:
- a CDS encoding L,D-transpeptidase family protein, protein MRTTGMRTRRTAPGALTAVAALTVLCGCTVQPVDGGGGDGKARSPVHIQLPGGTRPATPPTTPTPAAPPTPAAPPTPVAPVPSSPATRPPAVTLPAAPAAVLWRRGDSGPGVRELQARLRQTQWLFDGPTGTYDDLTERAVSGFQGKRGLPRTGAVDTVTWRRLVGMSREPGTWDLYLMGGQPAGPPDPRCLTGRVLCIDKTSRTLRWMVDGRTVSTMAVRFGATGTPTREGVFHVYWKSRNHWSTLYDSSMPYAMFFSGGQAVHYSNDFAARGYAGGSHGCVNVRDEAAIAALYGQVRDGDRVVVHR, encoded by the coding sequence ATGCGTACCACCGGCATGAGGACAAGGCGAACCGCCCCGGGGGCGCTGACCGCCGTCGCGGCCCTGACCGTCCTGTGCGGCTGCACCGTCCAACCGGTCGACGGCGGTGGCGGCGACGGCAAGGCGCGCTCCCCCGTGCACATCCAACTCCCGGGCGGGACCCGGCCGGCCACCCCACCGACCACACCGACCCCGGCCGCTCCACCGACCCCGGCCGCCCCGCCGACCCCGGTCGCCCCCGTGCCGTCGTCGCCCGCCACCCGGCCGCCCGCCGTGACCCTCCCGGCGGCGCCCGCCGCCGTCCTGTGGCGGCGCGGGGACAGCGGTCCCGGGGTGCGGGAGCTGCAGGCCAGGCTGCGCCAGACGCAGTGGCTGTTCGACGGGCCGACCGGGACCTACGACGATCTGACCGAGCGGGCCGTCAGCGGCTTCCAGGGCAAGCGCGGGCTGCCCAGGACCGGCGCCGTGGACACCGTCACCTGGCGGCGGCTGGTCGGGATGAGCCGGGAACCCGGCACCTGGGACCTGTATCTGATGGGCGGCCAGCCGGCCGGCCCGCCCGACCCGCGCTGTCTGACCGGGCGGGTGCTGTGCATCGACAAGACCAGCAGGACGCTGCGCTGGATGGTCGACGGGCGGACCGTCTCGACGATGGCCGTGCGGTTCGGCGCGACGGGGACACCGACCAGGGAGGGCGTGTTCCACGTCTACTGGAAGTCCCGCAACCACTGGTCGACGCTGTACGACTCGTCGATGCCGTACGCGATGTTCTTCAGCGGCGGCCAGGCGGTGCACTACTCGAACGACTTCGCGGCCCGGGGCTACGCGGGCGGCTCGCACGGCTGTGTGAACGTCCGTGACGAGGCGGCGATCGCCGCGCTGTACGGGCAGGTGCGGGACGGCGACAGGGTCGTCGTGCACCGGTGA
- the leuE gene encoding leucine efflux protein LeuE: MFGVIDLPTYLAGLVLIVLLPGPNSLYVLSVAARKGVRTGYTAAAGVWCGDTVLMTLSAAGVASLLQANALLFGIVKYAGAGYLTWLAIGMMRAARSMWRTRRDRIEQEAAPAEADERPFRRALVVSLFNPKAILFFVAFFVQFVSKSNPVVGFLTLGVLAQAASVLYLSALIFGGSRLAAAFRRRRTLSAGATSAAGVLFLGFAVKLSLASV; the protein is encoded by the coding sequence ATGTTCGGCGTCATCGACCTTCCCACCTATCTGGCAGGACTCGTACTGATCGTCCTGCTGCCCGGCCCCAACTCCCTCTACGTGCTGTCCGTCGCCGCCCGCAAGGGCGTCCGCACCGGGTACACCGCCGCCGCGGGCGTCTGGTGCGGGGACACCGTGCTGATGACCCTGTCGGCGGCCGGCGTCGCCTCGCTGCTCCAGGCGAACGCGCTGCTGTTCGGGATCGTGAAGTACGCCGGCGCCGGCTATCTGACCTGGCTCGCGATCGGCATGATGCGGGCCGCCCGGTCGATGTGGCGGACCCGGCGCGACCGGATCGAGCAGGAGGCCGCGCCGGCCGAGGCGGACGAACGGCCGTTCAGGCGGGCGCTGGTGGTCAGCCTGTTCAACCCGAAGGCGATCCTGTTTTTCGTGGCCTTCTTCGTGCAGTTCGTTTCGAAGTCCAACCCGGTCGTCGGCTTCCTGACCTTGGGCGTACTTGCCCAGGCGGCAAGCGTGTTGTACCTGTCCGCGCTCATATTTGGCGGGTCTCGTCTGGCTGCCGCGTTCCGCCGCCGCAGGACGCTCAGCGCAGGGGCCACCTCGGCGGCCGGGGTGCTGTT